CTTCTGGGGAGGAGCGGTGTCACTGAATCCAATGCCCTTCCTTTTGGTGGGGAAGATGATGAACACAAAACTGGAGAGAAACGCCATGCCCATGGGCAGATTCTTGAGCAGCTCCTCGGTGTTCCTGCCGGCGTCCTGAAAGAAACAATTCTGCAGCCCCACGTCGCTGAAAGCTACCGTGAGGAAAACCACCGCCGCGAAGAAGGCGTGCACGAAGTCCAGTGGTCGGAGGCGGAGCCTCCGGAATTGGTCGAGATCGTCccactcttgcctctcctcctcgcTGGAGAAGTTGAAAACATTGAAGCCGTGCAGTGTGGCGAAGCCATAGTATAGCTTTCCATCGCGGCGACCGACAACACTGTCGGTGAACGAGAAGAAGAGGCACAAGATGGCAAGAACGACAACCAGCACCCCTGTGAGCCACTGGTTGGAGGTCTCGCACTTGCCGTGGTTGGTGAAGGACGGCGATAACGCCTGATATGCCAACACCGTGCCGGTTGGCAGGAGCTGAGCTAGGTTCGCGACGCTCGACATGACCGTGGCCGGTGTAGGCCCTGTGGTAGGCATTGGCGCTGCCGTGGTTGCGGTCGTTATCTTCTCGGCTGTCAATGGGTGTATCTGGATCGTCGTGgatgacggagaagaagaagaggccgaGGCCATTGTAAGCGTACTGTGCGTGATCTGTGTCCTAGCTCGGAGAGGTGCAATGCTCCAAACAGATCTACAAGTTGCTGTTTATATAAGTTCATATTGCTGAATGATTCCAAAGTCCAAACTAGGTTTGCCGTGTTGATTAGTCTCGCTCGATAGTGCTGCATGCTGAAGGGCTCCACATGCACGCATGAACGTGGACTTCAACTCACTAGCCAGTTTTGATTACAGTTAGTGTAAGTTGTAATAACTTATAGCCAACTAGCATGACATGACTAGTTTGCCGCCAGCACGTTAAATTAACTGGTGATGTATGCTATGTAAGTCTCCTTCCAGGAAGGCGAGGAAGGGGAACTATAAGTTTGTTCAGGAGTACGTCATTTTATACTCACGCTACGTACTAAGAGCAACTCTAGGATTGTCGTTATATTTTCCGTCTCCATAACGTGTACTAAGAACAGCTCTAGCATAGTTTCTGTGTTGTCCACCTCCATAATACATATCGAGCGTGCTACATGTGCATATGGAGGACGCTGAGATAATGCGCAAATTCATAGTTTTCATATTGGTTAGCTCCGGGTTAGGATCCTCTGCTATAGCACATCGTCCAGTACGGTCGCTGTTGTGTGGACCCGGCCCTATGTGTCATCTGCACTATAGCACTATGCACTATTGCAGAGGATCTCAACCCGTTATCTCCATATCATGGACCCACTCGTCAGTGGGACATCTTTTTTTCCTTGACCCCCCTTCCATCCCCATGTGAGCCTTTCATCCCCACGAGAGGTGGGGACCTTGTGAAGAATGCTCACACTATTGAGAAATCAAAGCGCCAAAATTTGGGGTTTGATCCTCATGGGTTGTGGGTACAACCACACTCCTAACCTTCTAATCACATCTTGGTGGTTGGTTCTTACATATGTACTACAAATTGAGGGATGCAACAGATATTGAATTTTTGTTGTTTTACACAATCGAGTGTGCTACATGTATTTGCAGATACAATTATTTTTGTGTAGCTGTCCCAAATTTAGTTGTTTATCCCTTTAAATTTAAGTAGTTATCTTAAAATATTGTACTAATAAATTTTATACATGTATGTTTTATCATTGTAAATGAAGTGGGGTATGGAAGACGTGTAAGGTATGTGTTGAAACATGGGAAAGATCTCTTGAGGCAAAATGGATTTAATTGCTGATCTTTTATATAAAATAATAACATTGATCTTAAAGCAGACAAAGAGAATGGAGAGTTATGGTTATGGTAATCCTAGGAAACTAGGATGCTTACATACTTGTGCAATTGATTTCTTGGCAGAAAATATCTCTGTTTATGTGATAACAGGGCCTACAATATGTATACTTGCAAAACTTCATGTGTTTCTCTGGTGATATACATTCATGCAATTTTTATTACATATTCCATTATTTCCATTCAAGTCATTTTTTCGAACTGGGATACTCCATTTTTCACTAATTTGACATAGTGGAACTATATTGTCATGTTATGCGAAACAAGATGCAAGAAGAAAATAGTGAATTCATGCAGTGTGAGGAAACCCGCCGTCTACACATGCACACACGcgcacgcacgcgcgcgcacacacactacAGGTGAAATACTGATAGCAGTATAACAACTAAACCCACCAGAACAAAAACGAAACCATAACAACATCCACCCCATCATATTTACATGCTAGCAGAAAAATTATGGATCACTTAATCAACATGCGTATCAACTATCTATGCTTTCACTAGTCCTTTGTTCTTCAAATTCAGGGAATCAAACTTTATTCATGGGATGGACGACCTTCTGGGGAGGAGTAGTGTCGTTGAATCCGATGCCCTTCCTTTTAGTGGGGAAGATGATAAACACAAAGCTGGACAGAAACGCCATTCCCAGCGGCAAGTTCTTGAGCAGCTCTTGGCTGTTCCTGCCGGCGTCCGGGAAGAAGCAGTTCTGAAGTTCCACGTCGCTGAACGCCACTGTGAGGAAAACCACGGCCGTGAAGAAGGCGTGCACGAAGTCCAGTGGCCGGAGGCGGAGCCTCTGAAACTGGTCAATATCATTCCACTCCTGCCTCTCCTCCTCTGATCTCCCCAGCCCGCTTGATTCCCCGTGGACATTTCTGAAAACGATGAAGCACGACCTGCGTGCAAGCATGCCAATAGTTACTCGCGTGCTTGCACCAAAAAGATGGGGAGCCTCTTGAGAAAGAGAGTGACTTTTCTACCATGTAAAATGTGTGTTGATCAACCGTTGAATATTTAGGAGCTTCGCGCATTCAGATTTTGTTCGTATATGGCGAAACATTAACATACACCTTGTTCGTATATGGGCCCCATCAagattttttaaatgatttttcatACATGTTCTTTTTTCTCTGTTAACTTATGCATCATAGAAATATTCGTCGTGACTGATATCGCCTATATCAGTATATCTGTTCCAGTTTACCAATTTTCATATTATTATGCTTGTTTTATTATTGTTTCATATGCATACTATTTGTTGTGCCAATCAATAATATAACCCAAGTCGGATAACACACTGGCCAAATGACACTAATTCATGGAAGAATATTAATTAGCTCTTGATGCTGATTTCCGATAATCAATTTTGAGTATTAGTGGTCCGGTATATTTGGGGTATTATATGCGCATGGCCCCTGGACTCACTTCATCCCCTATGTATGTTGGTCCGGCGCGGTGGGGAGGGGAGTTCCGGTGCCTCAGTCTGTCTATCAGTATAGGTTAAATTTTTAATCCTTTGGGGTAGTGTTGTGGCGGCTAACAATGCTTCATCATTGAAGTAGTCTTCCAGGCTTTGATCCTTCTCGGATTTGTCGATCAGCACGAAGTGGTACGATCTACAGTGTAGATTCAAGTCGTGTCTTTGGGTGGTGAGCTTGGAGTTTCTGTTATGCGTGCAGGACAATGAGATTTGGTGTCAGGAGCTTTGGGTCAATACAATGCAAGGGTGCAATGGCAATGGATGCAACTCTCAAACGATGGTCCTCAGGGGCACGTGCACGAAAACTTCCCTACTATTATCGACAAGGCTAGGCCAATTTCGATAAAGGATCGGCGACAATGGCGCATCAGTAGCTCATTCTTGCGACAATAGGGGCCATTTGGTGCTCTAGGGACCTTAATGTAGCTATTATTATGTTTGCGGTGCTTTGTACTTATGGTGAACCTTTATAATATATTTGGGTTCTTGCAGCAAAAAAAAAACTCGGACTCTAATGCATCGACGTTGCATACTGTAGGCAGCAAGATAACATCTCCACATTTTCTACTCAAAATTCTAGTAGCAACGAACGTTTGTGCTTCTTAACGTACAGCAAGTAAGTTTCCTCTCCTACTTTTGCAATGATAATCTAAAAATTTGAAAATATAAATAGAGAAAACACAAGATGATATTGCAAAATTTAAAAAGATTACTCGGTTCATAGGATTTGAAAAATATAAATAGAGAAAACACAAGAATTAATACATAGGAATGCAAGTGCAGAATAGGGAAATGGGAAACACATTAATAAACTTGTGTATTTGGTTGACGAGAAAATGAAAAAAACACAGAAATTCTCTAAACATGTCAAATCCACATGAAAAGGTGTGATAACGATGTCAATATACCACTAAAGACTTCAGGCTCAGACTTTGTGCATATGAATTCTAAAAGGAGGTCCAAACGGATTGCAAAATTTCTATGTTTACTTTCTATCCAATTGAACCAAACGAATAAACAGTGCTGCTAAAAGACCTTGAGATATAATCACCTCTTGGATAATATAGACATCAAGTCCAAAACTTGCAAACATAACTATTTGAGTGGTACATAAATTATTTAGAATTTATTTATCCCATCAATGTACTTTCTAGAGGAAGGAATACAAGGTACATGCAAGACAAGAAAATTTCATACTATCCTAGtatttttaacacagtatagacgcaaaTGCTCATACATATGAGAGACTGAGATAAATACAAGGTACATCGCCCGaaggcctgaaataaattcaggaaaataCAAGCACTAGTGTCAAGTCtgggacttgaaccctggtgggctggggataacactctcctcctaaccatccaaacaCAGTTGGTTCGCCAAATAATTCCCTTTTTATTTGAGAAGATCCAAATATTTCCGAGTTGAAAGTCCAATGCAGCATGTATTTCCCATTTGTTCTAGAAAAACGAGCTGGGCTTAGCAGGAAATAGTGATGGTAAAATGGGTCCACCCGGAGATACACGGGGAGAGGACAAAAAGGGATCATGCGTGCCTAGCCCAACCCATACCATTCTCTTTCAAAAACAAAGCCCAACTCATACCAAAGGGGAGTTAGCCTACCATGGGCCGTCATCACCATAATATCGGCAGTGGGCTTGCATTTTTCTTGGGCTTTGCTTAACCCAAAGAAACATAATATCCATGGTTTGAGCCCCGTTTCACCATTGCAATCCTTACCTCCAGGTGTTtataatttctcaaaaaaaaaacctcCAGGTGTTTATAGGGCTGGGTAGGGTGCTCATGTGTTCATAGGGATAAGTCTATGGGCGTCTGTGTTTATACCGTGTTTTCTTAAAAAAAAGTCTTTTAGGGTATTGAAGTTTGTTTCCTCCCGCATCCAATTTACTATCCATCGATTATGTTTAGCTGTCTACATGCCAACCATAGTCTTTAAGATGCATCTCATCACATAGTCAAGTCTCTTGCTAACATCAACATTAGTTCACGGGTTAGTATCATTGCTTCGGTCAGTATTTTTTGTTGTTGCATGCGGTCATTATCCCAGCGTTGGACGTACTAGCTGTCTTGTCCTTTATACCGAATGCATTCAGaaataaaatatactccctccgttcccaaatacttgtctttctaggtatttcaaatggactcaacatacggatgtatgtagacatattttaaagtgtagattcactcattttgcgccgtatgtagtcacttgttgaaatctctaaaaagacaagtatttaggaacggagggagtaatacagtAGGCACGGTAGTAGTAGTAGCGGCAGCAGCATTACAGGGTCCTAAGGTCGACTCACAGTCCAGGCCCACGTATATGTGAAATTCTAGCATCTCACTGGTAGCAAGAAACGGTGAAGTTTTGTTTACTGAAAACGTTGAAGTTTTGACAAGCATCATTTCAGGGTCCTAAGCGTAATTCTGGATAAAGGGTACTCCCTCCTTTCGAAATTATTtagaaatgtactccctccgttcctaaatataagtctttttagagatttcactatggactacatacgaagcaaataagtgaacctacactctaaaatatgtctatatacatctgtatgtagtttgtagtggaatctctaaaaagacttacatttaagaacggagggagtataaaaatgGATGtctctagatacatccattttctcAACAAGTATTTTCGAACTTTTTTTTTTGGGAAAAGGGGACgtgccccagcctctgcatcagaaagatgcatacagGTAACAGGAATGGAAATGTGTGTAGTTCGTGTGTGCGCACGTTGGATGGATGTCCCATCGGTGACTGTACACGCACGCTGACAGGCGCATATATCTTTCTTCAGATACGGCGGGGTTTGTTCGATTGTCTACGTCCAAGGGCCACTCTTTTTTACTTCTTTGAGTTAGGTTCTTCGTGGAGCGGAGCCACCCGGCCAACTGGACCTTGCAACAAGACAAGGCATAAGATGTTGGGATCTCATAGATGGGATCAGTGTTCTGGACAAATGATGGCTTGCAATTTTTATTGTTGAACGTTGCAGGcggtcgtcgtcctcgtcgtcgctgCTGTGTTACTTAACCTTCGGTGACTTGACCAGCTGGTTTGTTCGTTGGCTCCCAACCACTACATAAA
Above is a window of Triticum aestivum cultivar Chinese Spring chromosome 6B, IWGSC CS RefSeq v2.1, whole genome shotgun sequence DNA encoding:
- the LOC123139682 gene encoding protein DMP3-like — translated: MPTTGPTPATVMSSVANLAQLLPTGTVLAYQALSPSFTNHGKCETSNQWLTGVLVVVLAILCLFFSFTDSVVGRRDGKLYYGFATLHGFNVFNFSSEEERQEWDDLDQFRRLRLRPLDFVHAFFAAVVFLTVAFSDVGLQNCFFQDAGRNTEELLKNLPMGMAFLSSFVFIIFPTKRKGIGFSDTAPPQKVVHPIN